A part of Setaria viridis chromosome 8, Setaria_viridis_v4.0, whole genome shotgun sequence genomic DNA contains:
- the LOC117834144 gene encoding uncharacterized protein produces the protein MEVLEVSSLASLEEEIDLWSGGQRPLVLVLVPRVGDLFEAAPLLDLLKKQVYDSRFLWKVDDGALALLLQASEYYQKLDLLELHLDLMRLDIVEGISMKKIRFDGVRQTANEVVIHAHPASMIEVLDSITIEGQRIARVANLLGFGGAGVEETKLMDDDLEWLLEDVFEAGEVGDVEAVYFEEDMVSVEDREAGLPVGSGDEGALSNRLDALHLGVDQRGVFYPVVGKGKILTGLADQDNALHLASGLEAGEHNLGDDIGQVNPVAKDGAHHLGHINSKINPEAKEDAIKGVLLQKISRLQLVLQRVKRGPFFV, from the coding sequence ATGGAGGTGTTGGAGGTGTCTTCCCTGGCGTCGCTCGAGGAGGAGATTGATCTCTGGTCGGGAGGGCAGCGCcccctcgtcctcgtcctcgtcccccGCGTCGGGGACCTGTTCGAGGCAGCCCCGCTTCTCGACCTCCTGAAGAAGCAGGTCTACGACAGCAGATTTCTCTGGAAGGTCGACGACGGCGCGCTGGCTTTGCTCCTGCAGGCCAGCGAGTACTACCAGAAGTTGGACCTACTAGAGCTTCACCTCGACCTGATGAGGTTGGACATCGTGGAGGGGATCTCCATGAAGAAAATTCGGTTCGACGGCGTTCGTCAGACCGCTAACGAAGTCGTCATCCACGCCCATCCGGCCTCCATGATCGAGGTTCTCGACAGCATAACCATCGAAGGCCAGCGTATCGCCAGGGTCGCGAACCTGCTCGGCTTTGGCGGCGCTGGCGTGGAGGAGACGAAGCTCATGGACGACGACCTCGAGTGGCTCCTGGAGGACGTGTTTGAGGCAGGAGAGGTCGGGGATGTCGAGGCCGTGTACTTCGAGGAGGACATGGTCAGCGTCGAAGACAGGGAGGCCGGGCTCCCCGTTGGGTCAGGCGACGAAGGCGCCCTGAGCAACAGGCTCGACGCCCTCCACCTCGGCGTCGACCAGCGCGGCGTGTTCTACCCGGTGGTTGGCAAGGGGAAGATCCTGACCGGGCTCGCGGACCAGGACAACGCGCTCCACCTCGCGAGTGGCTTGGAGGCCGGCGAGCACAACCTTGGCGACGACATAGGCCAGGTGAACCCGGTGGCCAAGGACGGCGCGCACCACCTTGGCCACATCAACAGCAAGATAAACCCGGAGGCCAAGGAGGACGCAATCAAGGGTGTGCTCCTTCAGAAGATCAGCCGCCTTCAGCTGGTTCTGCAGAGGGTCAAGAGAGGCCCGTTTTTTGTTTAG